A single window of Streptomyces sudanensis DNA harbors:
- the rplM gene encoding 50S ribosomal protein L13: MRTYSPKPGDITRQWHVIDAQDVVLGRLATTAATLLRGKHKPIYAPHVDAGDFVIIINADKVHLSGNKRTQKMAYRHSGYPGGLRSVRYDDLLANNPEKAVEKAVKGMLPKNSLGRQMLSKLKVYAGENHPHAAQQPVPFEITQVAQ; this comes from the coding sequence GTGCGTACGTACAGCCCCAAGCCCGGCGATATCACTCGCCAGTGGCACGTCATTGACGCCCAGGACGTCGTCCTGGGTCGCCTGGCCACCACCGCCGCCACCCTCCTCCGGGGCAAGCACAAGCCGATCTACGCGCCGCACGTCGACGCTGGTGACTTCGTCATCATCATCAACGCCGACAAGGTGCACCTGTCCGGCAACAAGCGGACCCAGAAGATGGCGTACCGCCACTCCGGCTACCCGGGTGGTCTGCGTTCCGTCCGCTACGACGACCTCCTCGCGAACAACCCCGAGAAGGCCGTCGAGAAGGCCGTCAAGGGCATGCTCCCGAAGAACTCCCTCGGCCGTCAGATGCTCTCGAAGCTGAAGGTCTACGCGGGCGAGAACCACCCCCACGCTGCCCAGCAGCCGGTTCCGTTCGAGATCACCCAGGTCGCGCAGTAA
- the rpmJ gene encoding 50S ribosomal protein L36 codes for MKVKPSVKKICDKCKVIRRHGRVMVICDNLRHKQRQG; via the coding sequence ATGAAGGTCAAGCCGAGCGTCAAGAAGATCTGCGACAAGTGCAAGGTGATCCGCCGCCACGGCCGGGTCATGGTCATCTGCGACAACCTGCGCCACAAGCAGCGCCAGGGCTGA
- the truA gene encoding tRNA pseudouridine(38-40) synthase TruA — protein MSDEVEPGFVRVRLDLSYDGRDFHGWARQAGGRRTVQGEIEDALRTVTRSTRTYELTVAGRTDAGVHARGQVAHVDLPGEVWAEHRDKLLRRLAGRLAHDVRVWRVEEAPPGFNARFSAVWRRYAYRVTDNPGGVDPLLRGHVLWHDWPLDVDAMNAAAERLLGEHDFAAYCKRRDGATTIRTLQELRWERLPGGVLEATVRADAFCHNMVRSLVGAMLFVGDGHRPVDWPGKVLAAGVRDSAVHVVRPHGLTLEEVGYPADELLAARNREARNRRSLPVGGRGGCC, from the coding sequence GTGAGTGATGAGGTGGAGCCCGGCTTCGTACGGGTGCGGCTGGACCTGTCGTACGACGGCAGGGACTTCCACGGGTGGGCCAGGCAGGCCGGTGGGCGGCGCACCGTGCAGGGGGAGATCGAGGACGCCCTGCGGACCGTCACGCGGTCCACGCGGACGTACGAGCTGACCGTCGCCGGGCGCACCGACGCCGGGGTGCACGCCCGGGGGCAGGTCGCCCACGTGGACCTGCCCGGGGAGGTGTGGGCCGAGCACCGGGACAAGCTGCTGCGGCGGCTGGCCGGGCGGCTCGCGCACGACGTGCGGGTCTGGCGCGTCGAGGAGGCGCCGCCCGGCTTCAACGCGCGGTTCTCCGCGGTCTGGCGGCGCTACGCGTACCGGGTCACCGACAACCCCGGCGGCGTCGACCCGCTGCTGCGCGGACACGTCCTGTGGCACGACTGGCCGCTCGACGTGGACGCCATGAACGCCGCGGCCGAGCGGCTGCTGGGCGAGCACGACTTCGCCGCGTACTGCAAGAGGCGCGACGGGGCGACCACCATCCGGACCCTCCAGGAACTGCGCTGGGAGCGGCTGCCCGGCGGGGTGCTGGAGGCGACCGTGCGGGCCGACGCGTTCTGCCACAACATGGTGCGCTCGCTGGTCGGCGCGATGCTGTTCGTCGGCGACGGGCACCGCCCGGTGGACTGGCCGGGCAAGGTGCTGGCCGCCGGCGTGCGGGACTCGGCGGTGCACGTCGTACGGCCCCACGGGCTCACCCTGGAGGAGGTCGGCTACCCGGCGGACGAGCTGCTGGCCGCCCGCAACCGGGAGGCCCGCAACAGGCGGTCACTGCCCGTCGGCGGGCGCGGTGGCTGCTGCTGA
- a CDS encoding DNA-directed RNA polymerase subunit alpha, translating into MLIAQRPSLTEEVVDEYRSRFVIEPLEPGFGYTLGNSLRRTLLSSIPGAAVTSIRIDGVLHEFTTVPGVKEDVTDLILNIKQLVVSSEHDEPVVMYLRKQGPGLVTAADIAPPAGVEVHNPDLVLATLNGKGKLEMELTVERGRGYVSAVQNKQLGQEIGRIPVDSIYSPVLKVTYKVEATRVEQRTDFDKLIVDVETKQAMRPRDAMASAGKTLVELFGLARELNIDAEGIDMGPSPTDAALAADLALPIEELELTVRSYNCLKREGIHSVGELVARSEADLLDIRNFGAKSIDEVKAKLAGMGLALKDSPPGFDPTAAADAFGADDDADAGFVETEQY; encoded by the coding sequence ATGCTGATCGCTCAGCGCCCCTCGCTGACCGAAGAGGTCGTCGACGAGTACCGCTCGCGGTTCGTCATCGAGCCGCTGGAGCCGGGCTTCGGCTACACGCTCGGCAACAGCCTCCGCCGTACGCTCCTCTCCTCGATCCCGGGTGCGGCCGTCACGTCCATCCGCATCGACGGCGTCCTGCACGAGTTCACCACCGTGCCGGGTGTCAAGGAGGACGTCACCGACCTCATCCTCAACATCAAGCAGCTGGTCGTGTCCAGCGAGCACGACGAGCCGGTCGTGATGTACCTGCGCAAGCAGGGCCCGGGCCTCGTCACCGCCGCCGACATCGCCCCGCCGGCCGGTGTCGAGGTGCACAACCCCGACCTGGTGCTCGCCACGCTCAACGGCAAGGGCAAGCTGGAGATGGAGCTGACCGTCGAGCGCGGTCGCGGCTACGTCTCCGCCGTGCAGAACAAGCAGCTCGGCCAGGAGATCGGCCGTATCCCGGTCGACTCCATCTACTCGCCGGTCCTCAAGGTCACCTACAAGGTCGAGGCGACCCGAGTCGAGCAGCGCACCGACTTCGACAAGCTCATCGTCGACGTCGAGACCAAGCAGGCCATGCGCCCGCGCGACGCCATGGCGTCCGCCGGCAAGACCCTGGTCGAGCTGTTCGGCCTGGCCCGCGAGCTGAACATCGACGCCGAGGGCATCGACATGGGCCCGTCCCCGACGGACGCCGCCCTCGCCGCCGACCTGGCGCTGCCGATCGAGGAGCTGGAGCTCACGGTCCGCTCCTACAACTGCCTCAAGCGCGAGGGCATCCACTCCGTGGGTGAGCTCGTCGCCCGCTCCGAGGCCGACCTGCTCGACATCCGCAACTTCGGCGCGAAGTCGATCGACGAGGTCAAGGCGAAGCTGGCCGGCATGGGCCTGGCCCTCAAGGACAGCCCGCCCGGATTCGACCCGACCGCCGCCGCCGACGCCTTCGGCGCCGACGACGACGCGGACGCAGGCTTCGTCGAGACCGAGCAGTACTGA
- the rplQ gene encoding 50S ribosomal protein L17 — MPRPAKGARLGGSAAHEKLLLANLAKSLFEHGRITTTEAKARRLRPVAERLITKAKKGDIHNRRLVLQTITDKGIVHTLFTEIAPRYAERPGGYTRITKIGNRRGDNAPMAVIELVEGEIAKKATVAEAEAATKRAVKEADEVKAEETKAEETKAEETKADDAAEAPAEESKDA; from the coding sequence ATGCCGCGTCCCGCGAAGGGTGCCCGCCTCGGCGGTTCCGCCGCGCACGAGAAGCTGCTCCTCGCGAACCTCGCGAAGTCGCTCTTCGAGCACGGCCGCATCACCACGACCGAGGCCAAGGCCCGCCGCCTGCGTCCGGTCGCCGAGCGCCTGATCACCAAGGCGAAGAAGGGCGACATCCACAACCGTCGCCTGGTGCTGCAGACGATCACGGACAAGGGCATCGTCCACACGCTCTTCACCGAGATCGCCCCGCGCTACGCCGAGCGCCCGGGTGGCTACACCCGCATCACCAAGATCGGCAACCGTCGTGGCGACAACGCCCCGATGGCGGTCATCGAGCTGGTCGAGGGCGAGATCGCCAAGAAGGCGACCGTCGCCGAGGCCGAGGCCGCGACCAAGCGCGCGGTCAAGGAGGCCGACGAGGTCAAGGCCGAGGAGACCAAGGCCGAGGAGACCAAGGCCGAGGAGACCAAGGCCGACGACGCCGCCGAGGCTCCGGCCGAGGAGTCGAAGGACGCCTGA
- the infA gene encoding translation initiation factor IF-1, whose translation MAKKQGAIEIEGTVIESLPNAMFKVELQNGHKVLAHISGKMRMHYIRILPDDRVVVELSPYDLTRGRIVYRYK comes from the coding sequence GGTGCCATCGAGATTGAGGGCACCGTGATCGAGTCCCTGCCGAACGCCATGTTCAAGGTGGAGCTCCAGAACGGTCACAAGGTCCTCGCGCACATCAGCGGCAAGATGCGGATGCACTACATCCGCATCCTTCCGGATGACCGGGTCGTCGTGGAGCTGTCTCCCTACGACCTGACGCGTGGCCGGATCGTCTACCGCTACAAGTAG
- the rpsM gene encoding 30S ribosomal protein S13: MARVSGVDIPRDKRVEVALTYVFGIGRTLAKETLAATGVNPNTRVRDLSEEDLVKIREYVDANLKTEGDLRREIQADIRRKVEIGTYQGLRHRRGLPVRGQRTSTNARTRKGPRRAIAGKKKPGKK; the protein is encoded by the coding sequence ATGGCACGCGTTTCCGGTGTCGACATCCCGCGCGACAAGCGCGTGGAGGTCGCACTCACCTACGTCTTCGGCATCGGCCGCACCCTGGCGAAGGAGACCCTCGCCGCCACCGGTGTGAACCCGAACACCCGCGTTCGCGACCTGTCCGAGGAGGACCTGGTCAAGATCCGCGAGTACGTGGACGCCAACCTCAAGACCGAGGGTGACCTCCGCCGCGAGATCCAGGCCGACATCCGCCGCAAGGTCGAGATCGGCACGTACCAGGGTCTGCGCCACCGCCGCGGCCTGCCGGTCCGCGGTCAGCGCACCAGCACGAACGCCCGTACCCGCAAGGGCCCGCGTCGCGCCATCGCCGGCAAGAAGAAGCCGGGCAAGAAGTAG
- the rpsK gene encoding 30S ribosomal protein S11 encodes MPPKGRQGAAKKVRRKEKKNVAHGHAHIKSTFNNTIVSITDPSGNVISWASAGHVGFKGSRKSTPFAAQMAAESAARRAQEHGMRKVDVFVKGPGSGRETAIRSLQATGLEVGSIQDVTPTPHNGCRPPKRRRV; translated from the coding sequence ATGCCCCCCAAGGGACGTCAGGGCGCTGCCAAGAAGGTGCGCCGCAAGGAAAAGAAGAACGTCGCTCACGGCCACGCGCACATCAAGAGCACGTTCAACAACACCATCGTTTCGATCACGGACCCGTCCGGCAACGTGATCTCCTGGGCCTCCGCCGGCCACGTCGGCTTCAAGGGCTCCCGCAAGTCCACTCCGTTCGCCGCGCAGATGGCCGCCGAGTCGGCTGCCCGCCGCGCGCAGGAGCACGGCATGCGCAAGGTCGACGTCTTCGTCAAGGGCCCGGGCTCCGGTCGTGAGACCGCGATCCGCTCCCTGCAGGCGACCGGCCTGGAGGTCGGCTCCATCCAGGACGTCACGCCGACCCCGCACAACGGCTGCCGCCCGCCGAAGCGGAGGCGCGTCTGA
- a CDS encoding IS110 family transposase has protein sequence MADEIAVVGGVDTHTDFHQAAVIDSIGRHLATEAFPTSPAGYRRLLDWLRSHGDLMAVGVEGTGAYGAELARYLRANQVTVIDVDRPDRRARRANGKSDPVDAYAAATAVLSGRAGGTPKTRDGVVEAIRSLRVVRRSAIKSRTQTINQIRTLIVTAPGEVREKLRALPTGELIRQLARSRPGSDHADPACAIRTALRRLARRYQYLTEEITDADAELKPLVAQTVPDLVALPGVGTETAAQLLITAGDNPNRLRSEASFAHLCAAAPIPASSGRTHRHRLNRGGDRQANNALHTIALVRMRYDTRTKDYVIRRTAEGMSKKDILRCLKRFIAREVYKHLISSQTTPKPLLQTA, from the coding sequence ATGGCAGACGAGATAGCGGTGGTCGGCGGCGTGGACACCCACACCGACTTCCACCAGGCCGCCGTGATCGACTCCATCGGTCGCCACCTCGCCACCGAGGCGTTCCCCACCAGCCCCGCCGGCTACCGCCGCCTGCTGGACTGGCTGCGTTCGCACGGTGACCTCATGGCCGTCGGCGTCGAGGGCACAGGTGCCTACGGCGCCGAACTGGCGCGGTACCTGCGGGCGAACCAGGTCACCGTCATCGACGTGGACCGGCCCGACCGGCGGGCCAGGCGTGCCAACGGAAAGTCCGACCCCGTCGATGCCTACGCCGCAGCCACCGCCGTGCTCTCCGGCCGGGCCGGTGGTACGCCGAAGACGCGCGACGGCGTCGTAGAGGCGATCCGCTCCCTGCGCGTGGTCCGCCGTTCGGCCATCAAGTCCCGTACCCAGACGATCAATCAGATCCGCACGCTCATCGTCACCGCACCCGGCGAGGTCCGTGAGAAGTTGCGCGCTCTGCCGACCGGCGAGCTGATCCGGCAGCTGGCCCGCTCGCGCCCGGGCAGCGACCACGCGGATCCGGCCTGCGCGATTCGCACCGCACTGCGACGCCTCGCCCGCCGCTACCAGTACCTCACCGAGGAGATCACCGATGCCGATGCCGAGCTGAAACCGCTGGTCGCGCAGACCGTCCCCGACCTGGTTGCGTTGCCTGGCGTCGGCACCGAAACCGCCGCCCAGCTCTTGATCACGGCGGGCGACAACCCGAACCGGCTCAGGTCGGAGGCGTCCTTCGCGCACCTGTGCGCGGCGGCGCCGATCCCGGCCAGTTCAGGTCGCACCCACCGGCACCGCCTCAACCGCGGCGGTGACCGCCAGGCCAACAACGCACTCCACACGATCGCGCTCGTCCGCATGCGCTACGACACCCGTACCAAGGACTACGTGATCCGACGAACCGCCGAAGGCATGTCCAAGAAGGACATCCTCCGGTGCCTCAAACGCTTCATAGCGCGCGAGGTCTACAAGCACCTCATCAGCTCACAGACCACACCGAAACCGCTCCTTCAGACCGCTTGA